The nucleotide sequence gatgaaggccaaaggcatactggtaaggttctagggtgaggtagtgaccatggtggtgttcatcctcaaccgcgctctgACGGGCAAGACaacgttcgaagcttggtatgggcgcaagccgagtgtgtccttccttcggacattcggctgcatcgtcTATGTTAGGAAGatgaagccgaacctcaccaagctagaggataggagcacacccatggtgttcctgggctacgcagagggtaccaaggcataacggctctatgacccacatggagacaaggtgcttgtctcacgcGACGTCATGTTCGACGACAAGATGgcttggtgaaaggtcctagtatggctagaggggggtgaatagcctattcaaaattcttcaaatcaactagagcaatttgattagtaagacaaatagcgaaatgtaaacttgctctagctctacgagggttgcaaaccacctatccaacaattctagttgcaatgatagctagacacacaacttgctatgatactactcactaagagctctcaatctttctactctaaagagctccactaagcaaacttaaatagcaaagcaagctctcaaatctaattacactaaagagcttgctacaactagtttgcaagaatataaacgagtgagtaggatggttataccgccgtgtagaggaatgaaccaatcacaagatgatgattaagccaatcaccgggagaatgcaaatgacaagagacaaccaatttttctcccgaggttcacgtgcttgccaacacactagtccccgttgtgtcgaccaacacttgatggttcagcggctaagaggtgtttcacaaacctcgtccacatgattggacaccgcaagaacctatccacaagtgaggtaactcaatgacacgagcaatttactagagttacctttcggcactccgccggggaaggtacaactcccctcacaatcaccggagatggccacgaacaatcaccaactcgtgtcgatcctccaccgctgcaccgagccatataggtggtggcaaccaccaagagtaacaagtgaaatccgcagcgcaacacgaatactaagtgcctctagatacaatcactcaagcaatgcacttggattctctcccaatctcacaaagatgatgaatcaatgatggagatgagtgggagggctttggctaagctcacaaggttgctatgtcaatgaaaatgtgcaagagggtgagcttgagccagccatgtggcttaaatagaagcccccataaaatagagccgttataccccttcactgggtataatgcgggtgaccgaacgctgcggtccaactgactggacgcagcaccagacgctccagtcgtgaataccagacacgtccgatcagcatatcggacatgtccggtagctccccgactgccacgtgtccagttcaaaccaacatagccGTTGTTTCATAATCTGCCgacaaccggacgctgaatcacaaatgaccggacgctgagccgcagcatccggtggagtacagtaagcatccatgcccgaccggacacatccggtgataccggaccggacgctgccagcgtccgatcgactatcCTGCCGAACATTGAGcctgctgattcacaccggacgcatccgatgtggcgaccggacgtgtccggtcgctgagtctacCGCcaaaataccagacatgtccggtcacataccggacacgtccggtcactctgtaaccagcgcgactaacttctCTTTGACCCTATCTTCTTcaccttgttcaaatgtgccaaccaccaagtgtatcactttgtgcacatgtgttagcatattttcacaaatattttcaagggtgttagcactccactagatcctaaatgcatatgcaatgaattagagcatctagtggcactttgataaccgcatttcgatatgagtttcactcctcttaatagtacggctatctatcctaaatgtgatcatactcactaagtgtcttgatcactaaaacaaaatggctcctacattttatacctttaccttgagccttttgtttttctctttcttcttttccaagttcaagcattttatcatcaccaatgtcatgatcttcatcattgcttcatcacttggagtagtgctacctatctcatgatcatcttgataaactaggttagcacttagggtttcattaattaaccaaaaccaaactagagctttcacttgggACTGGGCCAGTCCGAGCATAGGGGAAGCTGGCGGTTTCACCAGCACCTTTGTCGCTGAGCACctagtcatccatggtggtggagacgctgagGAAGTGATGCCAAGCACTCCAGCGACAAGGCCAAGCACTCCTAGGGTAGTGCCGAGCACTTTAAGAGGGATGCCAAGCACTtcaggaggagtgccgagcactcctagagggTTGTTGAGCATACTAGGAGTGGCCCCGAGAGGTTCtatagtggtggcgaccactctaagatgggtgccgagcactcccatggcggagccaagaggtcttgcagtggtgccgaccattccaagactgaggctgagcactcctacagtggtatCGAGCACTACAGGAGTAGTGACGAGctatccagaagtagtgccgagcactgcaactaGGGTGCCAAGCACTCTAAGTGATGTGTCGAGCACTCTGGTGaaatagggaactccatcgacgccgatcgagtttgcctcacctccaagtggcatcactgagttcgtggatgccttctatgaaagtgaggaggtgtggttccgtAGGCTAGACGACATCATCGGTGGCACAGGACCCTTAGGACTGGCTGGTCGGTTGCTCAATGACGCAGAGCTGCTGCTcatcagtgtagaggaaccacccatgttcgcgctggccgagTGGGACAGAACTAGCGACGGGCGATgatagaggagatgaaggcgatcgaggaaaacgagacatgatagctcatcgatccacctctaggatgccatctgattagcctgaagtgggtgtacaaagtcAAGTGGGACGAGCCCGGCGTCATTGTAAAGCACAAGGCATGCCTCGTCGcctgaggctttgttcagcgtgagggcatagacttcgaggaagtctttgcaccagtagcgcacatggagtcggtccgtttgctactagccttggtagTAGTAAAGGACTAGCGCGttcatcacttggacgttaaattggccttcctcaatgACGAACTGGTGGAGATGGTCTTTgttaggcaacctctaggtttcgccgtcaagggagaggagcacagggtgcttcgaccgcgcaaggcgctctacgggctacgacaggccccacgagcatggaacgccaagcttgacgccacgctgggcaagCTTAGGTTTCAACAGTGCGCTACCGAGcatgcgctctacacgcggcgatgggggaaggaggagctcgtctaaaagctctagtttggttttggtgaattgatgaaaccctaagtgctaacctagtttatcaagtgatcataagataagtagcacattccaagtggtgaagcaaatgaagatcataatatgatgatggtgatgccatggtgatgatcaagtgcttggatttgaaaagaagaaagagaaaaacaaaaggctcaaggcaaaggtataaattgtaggagccattttgttttggtgatcgagacacttagtgagtatgatcacatttaggttcaatagccgtactattaagaggggtgaaacttgtatcgaaatacgattatcaaagtgccactagatgctctaactcattatatatgcatttaggatctagtggagtgctaacacctttgaaaatgtttgtgaaaatatgctaacacatgtgcacaaggtgatacacttggtggttggcacatttgagcaagggttaggaacttcaccggcgtcctagacagaaaagatagaggtcactataagtgaccagacgctggtcttggttggaccggcacgtccggtcagtggcagcagagggcgtgcagcatcggtctctgaccggacgctgggtcacttagtgaccggatgctagagggTTGCGTCTGGTCCAGCTGACATGGCAGTGCATAGGGGAGTagccatgtgaccggacgctgggtgtgtccggtcgtaaaaagtcatctctggattcTTACTGAAAATGATCGGACGTtagggtttagcgtccggtcactttgagctgctgcatcCGATCGtctcttgaccgttgagatcgggtgatcaacatttgaagagaggggacacatggcacgcatcgcgtgaccagacactgaggtccagcgttcaaTCAAtatgaccggtgcatccggtcggcccgtgttcagtggagagaggagcccaatggctctattcgtgggggctctctatttaagccccatggccggctcaagctcactttcttagccatttgcattgacatagcaatcttgtgagcttagccaaagccctcccactcatctctatcattgattcatcatctttatgagattgggagagaatccaagtgcattgcttgagtgtttgcatctaaaggcacttggtgttcgtgttttgctgcgggattcgcttgttactcttggtggttgttgccacctagatggcttggagtagcgaggatcgtcgagcggaggttggtgattgtctccggctctgatcatggtgattgtgaggggttcttgacctttccccggtagagagccaaaaggtactccggtggattgctcatggcttgtgtaatcctcatcttgtgttggttgtgcggcaccctattgagggtttggcgtgtgatgccaattagtgcataaacctccaagtgagtgaatcgccacaatgaggagtagcttgccggcaagcaagtgaacctcggtaaaaaatcattgcgttcatcatttgattctgagatgattggtcttcattggtattcattcttgtaattgattggctccttcgacacggcggtataaataaattgctcactctctttacattaccgcaaactagttgtcaagctctttagtgtagctagttgtgagagcttgttagtttggttagtgtgactctttagttagcttttgagagcacactaacttagtgtagtgtcatagctattgtgtggatagaaactatataaactagaattgtgctaggtggcttgcatttttagtaggttagtgcaacacttgcttcgtctcataattgtctaaccggtttattaagtgttgttgtagaaatttttaataggctattcaccccccctctagccattaggacctttcatcatcgtcggcgtgtatgtggatgacttaatcgtcaccgacgcgcgcacggaggacatcaatggcttcaagcgtgagatggcgactcgtttttgaatgagcgatcttggcacactctcctactacctcagcatcgaggtgagacaggagaAGGAGCGTGTATGCCtctaagctgttggagcggagcggcatgactgagtgcaagccatgcgtgactccaatggaggagcggctgaagctgatgaaggccagcaccgcggcgaaggtggatgcaacactctaccgaagcatcagtggcggtctacgctacctagtccacacgaggctggatattgcgttcgtcgtgggctacatcagtcgcttcatggaggatcccagagaggatcactgggctgcgatgaagcggctactgcgctacgtcaaagggacggtggatcaggagattatctttcccaagaccgacaggagtaggctgtagctcactgtgttcagcgatgcagacatggcgaggAACATCGATGgatgacggagcacctctggcgtgctcgtcttcctcgggtcggctctaattttatggctgtcgctgaaacaaaaggtggtggcgctatctatgtgcgaggcagagtacgtagcggcggccacagcagcatgccaagttgtgtggctacgctggctgctgggcgagctgatcggcgtggaagctcacccaccagcactgatggttgacaaccagcccgccatcgtcctcgcgaagaatccggttctgcacaatcggagcaaacacatcgacatgaagttccacttcctcagggactgtgtcgatggagggcagatcgtcatcgagttcgtcgaaactagtcggcaactcacggacgtcctcaccaagccgctgggacgtcttcgactcacggagctgaaggagatgatcggcatggagggagtacaagggatagcagtaggattaggggaagaattgttagaataatttattgcttccttgtgtgaacacatagCAAGGGAATGCGGggccgaaaaggccccctgctgtggtactgtagccgctgcaaaGACAGGCACCGAATGGCTCAcctaccgcactgtagccacatgcagggatagacgcagaagtcagtcctgctgtgttatctagttactgttgcagcatgtgcgctgtactagaactagatggatagagttgtataaatagactaccacggcaactcagtagagagagttcagatttgccatctcccatacaggacttcggccaacgctggtgtcttgtactgtgtgtatgctctgttctccctcttcttcaatcTCTAGCCATAGTGGGGGGAGGGGTGCGGACAACGCTCGTACGTGATCTTTTGCATGAGTGCATGACATTCTATCACTTGCAATAGCCTCCATGATTGCATGTCAGTTGGCCATTCCTGTGACCAGCTTCCTGGTCTTTTTTTTAGCTCAACCAGCTTCCTGGTCTTTATTCAACTAGGGAAATTTTTGCTAAGGTTGTTTCTGAAATGCTACCTCTTCATTAGTTACTTTATTTTCCTTGGACAACAACATTCTAAATCCTTGTTCTCCGCATATAAATTTTTGACTAGTTTACAACTCTTTTGGATTAGCACTGGCTAGCTGGAAAAAAAAATCTGAACACATATTGCCATTAAGCAGCCAAGCTCTGAAATCAATTTGTTGGAATGCACTTTTAGCGGTTTTACTCATGCTTTGAATATATTGTTTTCATTTCTCCTTTAATTCTGCGTGCCCTTATTACAAGGATAGTACCAGATTAGTAACACAAACAGGAAGCTAGTTACTAAGTACATAGAACATATATTACCTTTCGAAGGGCTTTAAAAAAATCTTCCTTTTGTTGAGTCAAATGTTTTGGTGGTTGGCACTATCTTTCACGTCCCCATGTCGTCCAAGTCACTTGTGTGATATTCAACAATGCTAGTTATTTGCCAAACATTGTCCTTCGTGTGGCATTCGAAAATGCTAATTGTAATTTGTTGTGCTGACTGTTCATACTAGTCAATTCCACTTATGTTCGAATTTGCATATGAAGTTTTTACTAACCTTAAATACCGGTGCCATGGCAGCGTGTATATTGTATAATGCTTTCGTACTAGTTTATATCGAAAAATAGGATAGGATAGCGCTTGCAAACATGGCAACACACTCTAGAGAGGCGGCACATCCGTAATCCTTAAGTCCATGCTATTGAATCTGTTATTGTATTTGAAGTCTATTTTGTTTTGTCAAAAGCCCGGGTAAGCTTTTATTTTGTCCTTGTTGTTCTTGAGTTTTTCCTCTCAATTGTAGTAAGcaaatatatatgtatgtatgtttcTGAAAACGTGATCACATGGATTTTCATTTGAGCAGTATATATGTGAGTCAAAGTATATATTGAGTCACATCAAAAGGTTGAATGCTCATTTTCTTTCCATGTTTGTATTGTGCTAGTACTAAGTCCAtgctagcctgttcgcttgctcgtaaacgatcgtaaatttccagtcgggaaccgtgtttttctctcacaccaaaccagccagcagtaaataatccacgatacaatacggcctcccgaacaggctattGTTCCTTTAAGTCACGCATATTGCTTCTCTCATTTGGATATGGCATGATTTTGACGAGTATCCTGATTGGGAAAAGTAGCGCTCAACTTTTAGCTGCTATGAAACTGATGAGTATGTCAAGTACTGGGATGAACTGTCAAAGAAGATGAAGGTATGCATCGTGTGTCTACCTATTGAGAAAGTTGAAAAACATGTGCCACAGCTGAATTATATTGACCGACAACGTTTTCACCATGTGACAGTGGGTTGAAGACGCTCTGCTCAGCATAGTTTAGCGCCACCGTGACTCCTTTGCCCTTTAGTTTTTGAGGTATGATTACAGGGGAGCACGGCACCTACAAAATTCGCTGTTAATCTAtcatatgatgtccgatgaaCTGACCACTTTCACAGAAATCTGCTTGTTTTAGGAACCCGATCCTGCTGTAACTGAAAGCAACTTCAACCATTTCCAGATTCCAACTCCATGCAGAATATAATCCTTGAGTCAATATTCTAGTCAACTGAGCTGAGTGCGCGGCATCTGATGCATAACAAAAGATTAGGCGCAGGATGTTATATGCACAAATACTTGATTCTCCGCTTGAACACAGGTGACTGTACCGGGCTCTAGTAACTTGGCCCCATAAGATAGCAACATCAAGTTATGTTTCGTTTACCTACACCACGGATTCAGATGCAACCACCATCAACTGGCAGGTTCAGTATGAAAGCAGTCAGGGTTCTTCAAAGGTCGTCCAAACAACAGCAGATTGTCTGCAATAACAATCAGTCAGGCCGTGTCAAAGATTCTGCAAACAATAGTTAAGCAGCAAGCTTGGCTTAGCATTTCGCATGAGTCAAGCATGTCTTGTTAGGACCACACTGAATATTAGATTGCCATTTATGTCTTGAACTACATTCAATTTTCTGATTAAAAAAAAGGCCTGAGAGAGGGTACTGTCAACTGTGAAATATTCAAGACGCTGAACAAACGTCGACTAAGACTTAAAGAATTTTCATGTATTTCTTCGAAACATACGGACACAGGGGAAAAAATATATCATACTTTCTGCAAGGCCATCCTTGCAGTGCCATTCGTACAACACACAGTTTGACAATGTATTAgatgttcttgcttcttcaaccAGTTCATCCTGTTTGCTGTTGAACGAATAAGAAATACGGAGAAACATGCTTCAGAACATCAAGGTAATACAGCACAAATACAGCATTGAGCTAGGTCAAAGTAACTGACAAAGGCATCAATAAAACAGTGGTATGAAAACCAATAATTAGTTAGCCACAATTTCTGATAATTGAATTGTTCATTTTGTTTTTGTTGTATATCTGAACAATGGATAACAAGATGAGTAGTGATCTAAATTACCCAATGTGTCTATACTGTTAACATATATAAACAAAGAAAGACAGGGTTAGTTTTCATACTTACCAGGAACCTAAAACCTGACTAGTATACCAGCAATAATCTTCAGTTGCTCCATCTCTTCTGAATTAGCAATTCCAGGATCCACATAACACAACTGATGACATGACATGTACACCAGATAATGTATTATATAGATGTACAAATTCATCTGAGCCTTCTTAATTTCATGTACTTTGGGCCATTTGATGTACCTGATACTGTGGCTTCCTGAGCGTGTGGACACCTCTCTTCACCAGACGCTGCCATCCTTTTTTGCTTCTTAGAGACCTTTCAAGATCTGCAGTTCTCTGTGGCATTAAGGGAAAACATTTGAATGGCGTACTGACAGAGAAACAGCAATTCAAAGTCTATTCTAGAAGTTTCAAAATGGGGTATGCATACAAAATAAGGAACCGAAGCAAAGAAAATATAATCCACAATATGTTGCAACACATCAAAACAATGACTTGTTACAACGAATGTGGACAGGTGCTTTTGGCATCTAAGCTGCTGCTTTCTCAATCAATACCACAAGAGTCCATTCACATGAGAAGCAAGAGGGCCTCAagattttctatagggttaaacATACATGCACGCCGAGTTAGACACCAGATGTTCAGTTTATGTTGGTGGTCCTCAAAGTGATTGTTCAGCAAAAAGCATGAAGAACAAAAAATCAAATAGCACAATACTCGCTGAGCTTTGAAACCAACCAACTTACACCATAAGCTGAGCTTCAAATAGAATGTGAGACTAAATAACAACTAGGAGTAACTGACAATAAAGGGAAAATAGTTTAGACCAATAAAATGAATGATAACTGTAACTTACATGGCCAGGATCTAAAATCAAAAGGGTGTATTGTTCTTGAAATCCACGATGACCCATTTTCTTTTGAATCCCAACTATTGTCCTTGAATGACCTTGATGTTGAAAATACAGTGGACTGTGAATGGCACCTCTTTAGTTAGTCTATAACAAAGTTATTTCTAGATACTGTAAGCATTTCAGATTATGCGATAGAACATTTCTCAAAAGGGAGACTTAGAAGATCTTACGTTTTATTGCTGACAGTGACACGCTGTGTGGCTAATCTATCAGAGCGCCCACTGGCAAAGTAGTTCCAAACCCAGTCAACAAGGGCCTGTTGGCCTCTCATACTTTCAGCATCCTCTCGACAAAGTTCAGACGATGATTTTGGAGAGTTATTCTTTACTAAGAACTTGTCCATAGGCCCTCGTACTTGACTCGCTGCACGGCTTCCATTCTTACTTTGGAGGTCAGATGATTCTGTGCTATCAAAATCTACAATCCTTGCACGGAGGCCAAACGAGCGGAAGAGGGTAGCACATTCTGCAGCCCCTATCCACTTCTTGGCACCATAAACTTCGTTATGAAAGTGGCTGGAGCCAATCGTATCAAAATTTTTGTCCCAAGCAATCTCAAGCCACCTCTGGAGTGAAGGGATGTCAGGAACAAATCCAGAACCACCAAATAATACTTCTCTAGCTTCTGGCCTTTGCTTCAATAGATGAGAGCTCAGCATCTGAATATTTCTCCATCCACATCCCCACCCCTTATCTTCTGATGAAAGACTCTGATGATGGTCAATATAGCATGATATCATACTTGTCGAGGGACCATCTTCTGACTCCAAGCAGCTCCTCAACAAGCTCATAATACCGCCTTCAACTTCTTGAACTTCGCTTTGAATTTGTGCTCTGACCAAGCAAGAGATTTGTTCCTCCAATAGCTCACTGTGATGGCGCGAGTATCCACTATGACTCGATGTGGCCCCTAGAGTATTAGAGTCACTAGTGAGTGATCCACTATAACGTTTTGGGTCAttctggaaaaaaaaaagatcagCTGAATTATAACTCTGCCAAAACAAGGAATGCAAAACATCAAGTACAAGGCGTTTATGGACTAGTGGATCACAAACCAGGACAATTAGAACAGTATTTCACTTTCTGCTCAAGTCGAAGCATATCTCTGATGAAGGTTTTAACAGCAACAATTTCAAACAATGCATGTAAACATTGTAAGGCGCcctacacccccccccccccccccccccccccccccccccacacacacacacacacagaaatTGTACTACAGAAATGAATAATGATCCATGCCTATTTTATTCTTATGAAAGAGAGAAACTTGTGAGCAGAATTTCCATGGTATCTGTACTAGATTCAGCAAGTGCTATGCAGAGAAAACCTTTCAATTATTGAAATGAACCATGATCTACACCTACTATAATTAAAACAAtgtgagaaaaagaagccaaagCAAGATTATTACCATGGTATTTGTACTTGATTCAGCAATTGCCATCTGATGTGCTAATTCCATGTCCCTTTGGAGTTGATCATCATCAAAGTGGCTATTGGCATGCCTACAAAAGATAGTGGTATGTTGTGTATAATGCCAGgggagaaaaaaaagaagagaggacACGCTCAATTGCAGAAGCATGGAGAAGAATCCGCCATTACCATTCCAGCTCAACCGTGAGAACTTGTATATTGCAGATGGGACAGCATGAGATCGTCTCCATAGGAATACTCCTACAGTTGAAAAACAATGGGGAAAAAAGCATCAGGCACAGAAGTAGGAGCCAAATATTAACATCACACATGGACACATGGTGTAATAACCCTTTGGCGAGTAGAGGCATATTAATCTCTCTTTGAAAAGTTAAATAAATGCAGCAGTTATGAGAGGTATCAGGATCAATCTCCTACACAGACTTGAACAAAGATATATTGGTGATGCCATGAGCAATGAAAGAGGGAAGGAAATTGTCAAGCTGTACTATTATATATAATGTGCAGATGTGATGGGGACATTGGACCGGACCTGAAAAACATCTCAGGTACGAGCATTGCACAGAGCTTAACTGGAAACGGTGTTTTTCCTTACAGTTTTAGTTAGTTGTTAGTATTGAAGATCTTATAAACTCATAGTCTATGCAGCACGGATACGGATAGTATCGGTATAggaaggatacggatacgcggataCGGCAATTTTCTAGAAAACATGATATGTGGATACGTTTTActattttttaataaataaatataaataataatacaaattAATATTGTGAAAGTCTAAAACTTGAGTTACAGGAAATCCTAATGTCAGTTCTCTCTTGTGATTGTGGCTGGTAGCCACAGCCCACAGATCCTATGCTAGGATTAGCACTAGCACTTGGCTTGTGCCAGCACTACCAAATTTGGAGAGGCCACCTATTGCATGCACTCGCATCTAAGTCTAATGACACTGATTGTTCACAATTAGCTCATAGTGAACAATCATTGTTGAACTAATTGTGAACAAT is from Miscanthus floridulus cultivar M001 chromosome 7, ASM1932011v1, whole genome shotgun sequence and encodes:
- the LOC136462392 gene encoding uncharacterized protein is translated as METISCCPICNIQVLTVELEWHANSHFDDDQLQRDMELAHQMAIAESSTNTMNDPKRYSGSLTSDSNTLGATSSHSGYSRHHSELLEEQISCLVRAQIQSEVQEVEGGIMSLLRSCLESEDGPSTSMISCYIDHHQSLSSEDKGWGCGWRNIQMLSSHLLKQRPEAREVLFGGSGFVPDIPSLQRWLEIAWDKNFDTIGSSHFHNEVYGAKKWIGAAECATLFRSFGLRARIVDFDSTESSDLQSKNGSRAASQVRGPMDKFLVKNNSPKSSSELCREDAESMRGQQALVDWVWNYFASGRSDRLATQRVTVSNKTPLYFQHQGHSRTIVGIQKKMGHRGFQEQYTLLILDPGHRTADLERSLRSKKGWQRLVKRGVHTLRKPQYQLCYVDPGIANSEEMEQLKIIAGILVRF